The following proteins come from a genomic window of Acidimicrobiia bacterium:
- a CDS encoding penicillin-binding protein 2, with protein sequence MSGRTRARRRFVRADLRLVAVGVVLLIAWSGLGVRLFQIQVVNGTVYEERSRAQRTIRQDLAAARGTIFDRQGQLLAVTIDGVTVSANLAEIDDVTVAASLVAAAVGGDRDELKTRLESKETGWVTLLRQLEPVDANRLKELELPGLYFVNEPKRVYPAGQFTASIVGFVGWDNEGLEGLEYYYESALSGTPGYAEWERAIGGTPIPFATSDVVPAVPGSDLVSTIDLDIQFAASQACQETVARTDAMRCTIVVLDPTTGEVLAMVNYPSFDPNDVRSADPSLLQNAAVRMTYEPGSTQKLVTVASAIEEGVVEWSTLFRGVPYQLEVVEGACSKGQDVFGCYHDAYVHPDLDLTVKEIFTQSSNTGTILIQRELGDVAHRDYLERWGFGTRTGVDFSGEAVGVAEVDITCGPCTASAAIGYSVSVTPLQMASVFATIANDGVWVQPHLVSSIVDGDGVRQAVELDEHRIVSEDTARVMRLLLQSVVEADNGTGGNARVAGYEVGGKTGTSRKWEGGSYSETAWIASFIGMAPIDDPRLVVAVVIDSPVNGHYGGDAAAPAFAEVMEHALHQLGVPSDE encoded by the coding sequence GTGAGCGGGCGCACACGCGCCCGCAGGCGATTCGTTCGCGCCGACCTCCGGCTCGTCGCGGTCGGGGTAGTTCTGCTGATCGCCTGGAGCGGCCTGGGAGTTCGTCTCTTCCAGATTCAGGTCGTCAACGGAACCGTCTATGAAGAGCGGAGTCGCGCCCAGCGGACGATCAGGCAGGATCTAGCTGCAGCACGTGGAACGATCTTCGATCGCCAGGGACAACTACTGGCGGTCACAATCGACGGAGTGACGGTTTCTGCCAATCTGGCGGAGATCGACGACGTCACGGTTGCGGCATCCCTGGTGGCGGCGGCCGTGGGAGGCGACAGAGACGAACTCAAGACCCGCCTCGAATCAAAGGAAACGGGTTGGGTGACCCTGCTCCGTCAGCTGGAACCGGTCGATGCCAATCGGCTCAAGGAGTTGGAGCTTCCCGGTCTGTATTTCGTCAACGAACCGAAGCGCGTGTACCCGGCCGGCCAGTTCACCGCCTCTATTGTCGGGTTCGTCGGATGGGACAATGAAGGTCTAGAGGGTTTGGAGTACTACTACGAGAGTGCCCTGTCGGGTACTCCCGGCTATGCGGAGTGGGAGCGCGCCATCGGGGGGACTCCGATTCCCTTTGCTACCAGCGACGTCGTGCCGGCCGTTCCCGGGTCCGACCTCGTCTCGACCATCGATCTCGACATTCAGTTCGCCGCCTCCCAGGCGTGCCAGGAAACCGTCGCCCGTACGGACGCCATGCGATGCACGATCGTGGTCCTGGATCCTACGACCGGTGAGGTTCTCGCCATGGTGAACTATCCGAGTTTCGACCCGAACGATGTTCGTTCGGCTGATCCTTCGCTCCTCCAGAACGCGGCCGTTCGCATGACTTATGAGCCCGGATCAACACAGAAACTCGTGACGGTTGCCTCGGCCATCGAAGAGGGCGTCGTCGAGTGGAGCACCCTGTTCCGGGGTGTGCCTTATCAACTCGAGGTCGTCGAGGGAGCTTGCAGCAAGGGTCAAGACGTGTTCGGCTGTTACCACGATGCCTACGTCCATCCGGATCTCGATCTGACCGTCAAAGAGATCTTCACCCAGTCATCGAACACTGGAACGATCCTGATTCAGCGTGAGCTCGGGGATGTTGCCCACCGCGATTATCTCGAGCGCTGGGGGTTCGGTACCCGGACGGGCGTTGACTTCTCCGGGGAGGCGGTAGGTGTCGCCGAAGTCGACATCACCTGTGGCCCCTGTACCGCCTCGGCGGCGATCGGCTACAGCGTCTCGGTGACCCCGCTCCAGATGGCGTCCGTGTTTGCGACGATCGCAAACGATGGGGTATGGGTTCAGCCGCATCTCGTCAGTAGCATCGTCGATGGTGACGGGGTTCGTCAGGCCGTCGAGCTGGATGAGCACCGCATTGTTTCTGAGGACACCGCCCGGGTCATGCGGCTGTTGCTCCAATCTGTCGTCGAGGCCGACAACGGCACCGGTGGTAATGCCAGGGTGGCCGGCTATGAGGTCGGCGGGAAGACGGGAACGAGCCGGAAGTGGGAAGGGGGCTCGTATTCGGAGACCGCCTGGATAGCCAGCTTCATCGGCATGGCTCCGATCGACGACCCGCGGCTGGTGGTGGCGGTCGTCATCGACTCGCCTGTGAACGGCCACTACGGTGGAGATGCGGCAGCTCCTGCCTTCGCAGAAGTCATGGAGCATGCACTGCATCAGCTGGGAGTGCCGTCCGATGAGTGA
- the rsmH gene encoding 16S rRNA (cytosine(1402)-N(4))-methyltransferase RsmH, with translation MDQDPKRTYHQPVMTREIVELFEQIDGGLLVDATYGGGGHTRALLAAYPDLEIIGIDRDEAATSRPVPAGARVYQRAFSEIAVLLDELSIETVDGVLFDLGVSGHQLDTPVRGFSYREAGPLDMRMGPDSPASAAEIVNEWSREDLRRIIQMYGEERFAARIAAAIVAARPVADTAQLAEIVRNAIPAATRRTGGHPARRSFQAIRIAANDELTEIETALTAALDRLAPGGRCVVMSYHSLEDRIVKRTFGERAQGCVCPPEIPECRCERTPTLRLLTRKPLRPTEEEVAINPRARSARVRAAEKVAA, from the coding sequence ATGGATCAAGACCCGAAACGGACGTACCACCAACCGGTCATGACGAGGGAGATCGTGGAGTTGTTCGAGCAAATCGACGGCGGGCTGTTGGTAGATGCCACCTACGGTGGTGGCGGCCATACTCGCGCTCTGCTTGCCGCATATCCCGATCTCGAGATCATCGGAATCGATCGTGATGAAGCTGCGACCTCCCGTCCTGTGCCCGCCGGAGCGCGGGTGTACCAGCGCGCATTTTCTGAGATCGCGGTGTTGCTCGATGAGCTCTCGATCGAAACCGTCGACGGCGTGTTGTTCGACCTCGGTGTCTCCGGTCATCAACTGGACACGCCGGTGAGAGGTTTCTCCTACCGGGAGGCTGGTCCGCTCGACATGCGAATGGGACCGGACAGCCCGGCCTCTGCCGCGGAGATCGTCAACGAATGGTCTCGGGAGGATCTCCGCAGGATCATCCAGATGTACGGCGAGGAGCGGTTCGCCGCCCGGATCGCAGCTGCCATCGTCGCCGCCCGGCCCGTCGCCGATACCGCGCAACTGGCAGAAATCGTCCGCAACGCCATCCCGGCGGCCACGAGACGCACGGGTGGGCATCCCGCCCGGCGCTCCTTCCAGGCGATTCGGATCGCAGCCAATGACGAACTCACCGAGATCGAGACGGCGCTGACAGCCGCACTCGACCGACTGGCCCCCGGCGGTCGCTGTGTGGTCATGTCGTACCACTCACTCGAGGACCGCATCGTGAAGCGCACATTCGGCGAGCGTGCCCAGGGATGCGTTTGTCCGCCGGAAATCCCGGAGTGTCGATGTGAGAGAACCCCGACGCTGCGGCTTCTCACCCGCAAGCCGCTGCGTCCGACGGAGGAAGAAGTCGCGATCAACCCGCGGGCGCGCAGCGCCAGGGTACGAGCTGCAGAAAAGGTGGCAGCATGA
- the mraZ gene encoding division/cell wall cluster transcriptional repressor MraZ has translation MGGNGAKWVEQENQAGDYEGECGVFVGEYQHTMDGKGRVVLPARFRKALEKDGCVLTKGQDECVFIWPTGDWKEEAERMKRLPDTNSRTRAFKRSFFTGSEPQSLDAQGRITIPQNFRSFAALEKDLAVVGVAERIEIWDAERWRQVSVEADQMFAHIEEDFPDQRA, from the coding sequence GTGGGGGGGAATGGGGCAAAGTGGGTCGAACAGGAGAACCAGGCCGGTGACTACGAGGGCGAGTGTGGAGTGTTCGTCGGTGAGTATCAGCACACAATGGACGGAAAGGGCCGGGTCGTGTTGCCCGCCCGCTTCCGCAAGGCGCTTGAAAAGGACGGCTGTGTCCTCACCAAGGGTCAGGACGAGTGTGTCTTCATCTGGCCCACGGGCGATTGGAAGGAAGAAGCGGAACGCATGAAGCGACTTCCCGACACCAACAGCCGTACTCGAGCCTTCAAGAGGTCGTTCTTCACCGGTTCCGAGCCTCAGAGTCTCGATGCTCAGGGCCGGATCACCATTCCGCAGAACTTTCGTTCGTTTGCCGCCCTCGAGAAGGATCTCGCCGTTGTCGGAGTCGCCGAGCGGATCGAGATCTGGGATGCCGAGCGGTGGCGCCAGGTTTCGGTAGAAGCCGATCAGATGTTTGCCCACATTGAGGAGGACTTCCCCGACCAACGAGCTTGA
- a CDS encoding universal stress protein gives MKVLIATDGTLDPIAAAEASARLAGQDGEVTVFTVVEIPRRLLTDLREVYGESSTPPPIFDLSIETAGHPTPRPHLSSDWPGDDTFIRRYVDDQKTSRTEPLVAALADRGITTHPIAVESEDPVAEILKMSADGNYDVICVGSRGQGRFDGFLGSTSTKIIRRAPRAVLTIRS, from the coding sequence ATGAAAGTTCTGATCGCCACCGACGGCACCCTCGATCCGATCGCGGCGGCGGAGGCGTCGGCGCGCCTCGCCGGCCAGGATGGCGAAGTCACCGTCTTTACAGTCGTTGAAATACCCAGGAGACTGCTGACCGATCTCCGCGAGGTCTATGGGGAGTCATCGACCCCGCCGCCGATCTTCGACCTGTCGATCGAGACGGCCGGTCACCCAACCCCCCGCCCCCACCTCAGCTCGGACTGGCCCGGCGACGACACCTTCATCCGCCGCTACGTCGATGACCAGAAGACCAGCCGGACGGAGCCTCTCGTGGCTGCGCTGGCCGACCGCGGTATCACTACACACCCGATCGCCGTTGAGAGCGAGGACCCGGTGGCTGAGATACTGAAGATGTCGGCCGACGGCAACTACGACGTCATCTGCGTTGGTTCCCGCGGTCAGGGTCGATTCGACGGGTTCCTGGGCTCGACTTCGACAAAGATCATCCGCAGAGCTCCGCGGGCGGTTTTGACCATCCGTTCCTGA
- a CDS encoding HNH endonuclease codes for MPSALVLNSTYEPVSVVSARRAVVLVLNNKASVVASGENCLRSERRSIEVPSVVRLIRYVKVPHHRRVPPTRRAILARDGHLCQYCDAPAESIDHVLPRSRGGAHEWENVVASCRRCNLRKADRLPHEIGLNLSRSPKPPWRFGWVYASAGPSVDPHWLQFLGVSA; via the coding sequence GTGCCCAGTGCACTCGTGTTGAACAGTACCTATGAACCCGTCTCTGTTGTCAGTGCACGGCGGGCCGTTGTGCTCGTCTTGAACAACAAGGCCTCCGTCGTAGCGTCCGGCGAGAATTGCCTGCGCTCGGAGCGGAGGTCGATAGAGGTCCCATCCGTGGTGCGGCTCATCCGGTACGTGAAGGTTCCGCATCACCGGCGAGTTCCACCGACCAGGCGAGCGATACTCGCTCGCGACGGGCACCTGTGTCAGTACTGCGACGCCCCTGCTGAGAGCATCGACCATGTGTTGCCTCGCTCGCGGGGAGGTGCGCATGAATGGGAGAACGTGGTGGCAAGTTGCCGGCGCTGCAATCTGCGCAAGGCGGATCGGTTGCCTCACGAGATCGGGCTCAACCTCTCCCGGTCGCCGAAACCGCCGTGGCGGTTCGGATGGGTCTACGCAAGTGCGGGCCCTTCGGTGGACCCGCACTGGCTGCAGTTCTTGGGTGTATCGGCCTGA
- a CDS encoding recombinase family protein, which translates to MNVVGYIREPSNAESGDTMFAQSERVRRWVARNGYHLVALFQDTAGTRRNLDGLRALIGIASRGQADLVVLPGLAALSPDKVIQELMLRKLRSHGLAVASTEEPDHADLSEPAVDPARMLIRDVLQRADEFNDLLTSTEAAPTLKVARPVPVPRPDRSEADADVLIEFVEIINAANAS; encoded by the coding sequence TTGAACGTTGTCGGATACATACGCGAGCCTTCGAACGCTGAATCGGGAGACACGATGTTTGCCCAGTCTGAGCGCGTTCGGCGATGGGTGGCGCGCAACGGGTACCACCTGGTGGCGCTCTTTCAGGACACCGCCGGCACCCGAAGGAACCTCGACGGTCTACGGGCGTTGATCGGCATCGCCTCGCGCGGGCAAGCTGATCTCGTGGTTCTTCCCGGCCTGGCCGCGCTGTCCCCGGACAAGGTCATCCAAGAACTGATGCTCCGGAAGCTTCGCTCCCACGGGCTGGCGGTGGCCTCAACGGAAGAACCGGATCACGCCGATCTCTCCGAACCGGCGGTCGATCCCGCCCGAATGCTGATCCGCGATGTATTGCAGCGCGCCGACGAGTTCAACGATCTCCTGACCTCGACCGAAGCTGCGCCGACCCTGAAGGTGGCCCGGCCCGTGCCCGTCCCCCGACCGGATCGTTCAGAGGCGGACGCCGACGTGCTCATCGAATTCGTAGAGATCATCAACGCGGCCAACGCCTCATAG
- a CDS encoding MoxR family ATPase produces MEREQVAWFAHQFAEIGSNIERVIQGKRPVIDLVVTCLIAEGHTLIEDVPGVGKTLLAKSLARSIESEFQRIQFTPDLLPSDITGVSVWNRGSSEFEFKPGAIFANIVVGDEINRASPKTQAALLEAMEERQVTVDGTTRHLPPPFMVVATQNPLEHEGTYPLPEAQLDRFMMRLTIGYPSREKGLEMLDAHGIISMFESITPVLSAADITKMIGVARQVHVAPAVKGYIIDVVEATRHHDEVLLGASPRSALFLQRVTRAKAASEGRDFVSPDDVKAVVEPVLAHRMALRPEAQMRGTSIREVLTTVLQKLPVPGTRTSS; encoded by the coding sequence GTGGAACGGGAGCAGGTCGCCTGGTTCGCGCATCAGTTCGCCGAGATCGGTAGCAACATCGAGCGGGTCATCCAGGGCAAACGACCGGTGATCGACCTGGTGGTCACCTGTCTGATCGCCGAGGGGCACACCCTGATCGAGGATGTGCCGGGAGTCGGCAAGACCCTGCTGGCCAAATCCCTAGCCCGATCGATTGAGAGCGAGTTCCAGCGGATTCAATTCACGCCCGATCTCCTCCCCTCCGACATCACCGGGGTATCGGTGTGGAACCGCGGCTCGAGCGAGTTCGAGTTCAAGCCCGGCGCAATCTTCGCCAACATCGTCGTCGGTGACGAAATCAACCGGGCCAGCCCGAAGACCCAGGCTGCACTCCTCGAGGCGATGGAGGAGCGACAGGTGACGGTCGACGGCACCACCCGGCACCTCCCCCCACCATTCATGGTGGTCGCAACACAGAATCCGCTCGAGCACGAGGGGACCTACCCGCTTCCTGAAGCTCAACTCGATCGATTCATGATGCGCCTCACGATCGGGTATCCGAGCCGGGAAAAGGGCCTGGAAATGCTCGATGCCCACGGCATAATCTCGATGTTCGAGTCCATCACACCGGTGCTCAGCGCCGCCGACATCACCAAGATGATCGGCGTGGCGCGGCAGGTACACGTGGCGCCCGCCGTCAAGGGGTACATCATCGATGTGGTCGAGGCGACGAGACACCACGACGAAGTGCTCCTCGGAGCCTCCCCCCGCTCCGCGTTATTCCTTCAACGCGTCACTCGAGCCAAAGCGGCCAGTGAGGGGCGGGACTTCGTCAGTCCAGACGATGTCAAGGCCGTGGTCGAACCCGTCCTCGCCCACCGGATGGCTCTGCGGCCGGAGGCCCAAATGCGCGGGACGTCGATCCGAGAAGTGCTGACGACGGTTCTCCAAAAGCTCCCGGTCCCGGGAACCCGGACCAGCAGCTGA
- a CDS encoding DUF58 domain-containing protein translates to MLTDRGWAALGASLALVVLWIALGEIELLATGLFLTSAAVAAWLFTRMSEPSVRVIRHLRPTLVREGDQALVRTAVTNTGRWSIFNPTIEDEVLELGSARFAAARIKPGSTATGTYQILCRPRGIYQVGPTRITLSDPLRFAQRTIETGEADRLVVYPTIEPLDDFPVVRGRDPSMHAVRPEFSHRGGEDFFTLREYRTGDDLRRVHWPSSAKRDELMIRQLETPWQSRALVVLDAREECYESPADFEKAVRGAASVVRHLFASGFDTDLWTGTTQASSRDPDPFPRAMEALAAVKLQRGLDIRTVLGALRQTGDGGVLIFVGGRPDADFYTAQQMLARDYPATILLSVSSEPSASLIDFQRAGVVTISVPADGSWSTAWLEATRNTWSTVSAR, encoded by the coding sequence ATGTTGACGGATCGAGGCTGGGCCGCGCTTGGAGCGAGCCTGGCACTCGTCGTCTTGTGGATCGCGCTCGGTGAGATCGAACTCCTCGCCACCGGCCTGTTCCTGACCAGCGCAGCGGTGGCCGCCTGGCTGTTCACGCGGATGAGTGAACCATCGGTACGGGTCATCCGGCACCTGCGCCCGACGCTGGTCCGTGAGGGTGATCAGGCACTCGTGCGCACAGCAGTGACGAATACCGGACGCTGGTCGATCTTCAACCCGACCATCGAAGATGAGGTTCTGGAACTCGGATCTGCCCGCTTTGCGGCGGCCCGCATCAAACCCGGATCGACCGCCACCGGCACGTACCAGATCCTCTGCCGGCCCAGAGGGATCTATCAGGTCGGGCCTACCCGGATCACCCTCAGCGATCCCCTCCGATTCGCACAGCGGACGATTGAGACCGGCGAGGCCGACCGGCTCGTCGTCTACCCGACCATAGAGCCGCTCGATGATTTCCCAGTCGTACGGGGCCGCGACCCATCCATGCACGCGGTCCGACCCGAGTTCTCCCATCGCGGTGGCGAGGATTTCTTCACCCTGCGGGAATACCGCACCGGCGACGACCTCCGGCGGGTTCACTGGCCGAGTTCCGCCAAGCGCGACGAGCTCATGATTCGCCAACTCGAGACACCATGGCAGTCGCGGGCGCTGGTTGTGCTCGACGCACGAGAGGAGTGCTACGAGAGTCCTGCAGACTTCGAAAAGGCGGTTCGCGGCGCGGCATCGGTGGTTCGACATCTTTTCGCTTCCGGGTTCGACACCGATCTGTGGACGGGGACAACCCAGGCCTCGAGCCGGGACCCGGATCCGTTCCCCAGGGCGATGGAAGCGCTGGCCGCCGTCAAGCTTCAGCGCGGTCTTGATATCCGCACGGTGCTCGGCGCCCTCCGGCAGACAGGTGATGGTGGGGTCTTGATCTTTGTGGGAGGACGGCCGGACGCCGACTTCTACACGGCACAACAGATGCTGGCCAGAGATTACCCGGCCACGATTCTGCTATCCGTCAGTTCTGAACCATCCGCCAGCCTGATCGATTTCCAGCGCGCTGGTGTAGTCACCATCTCCGTTCCGGCCGACGGATCATGGTCGACTGCCTGGCTCGAGGCTACGAGGAATACATGGTCTACCGTCTCAGCGCGCTAG
- a CDS encoding DUF3488 and transglutaminase-like domain-containing protein, giving the protein MVYRLSALGIAGAVVLCLLRLQRLLRPTESAASWQIILIAAVILGAVITWVARSYRIGRLGTIGLNAGGMLLSVLRIGAPDTLTFGIIPTSATISELTEEFSFALQLLRFGNAPVVPVVGLIVILALVFWAFGMLAVWGLTSGHPWIGAIPPLMFYLQLSTIDRAPSSLPWTLAFLVLIALTIAGVAGEDRLKGAGRLRGADGLTVPQSAWAVPVGLLVALGAVTLFGTGAAADRVPESGVLEWRSRSGLGDGIYGGVSYNLYTGIVQDSLLSLSDEPVFVARVSDSGVDRRDRYWRLVTLDAFDGENWYLTNRGSRSPDSGETWEGDGYAFRGPTVTVDQVIQIRSLKMNYLPAMYAPSGLTSETAIVTQSLRVRNDASIRFDALTFEGLTYRVRSEVPQPDLDVLATTDGRLSPIFDTARYAGAFSGQASTLSVQPEPEDLEDFLELPTDLDVRLLALARDETLDATGDFEKALFLEQFLRNTGPGGFTYSVDIEPGHSAENLADWLTDPESPSYRTGYCEQFATSMGVLARVLDIPSRVVIGFTPGDVQEDGLIVVRQRNAHSWVELWMEGQGWVRFDPTPRGAGDNPSTVESLVQFDPALYVPEPEAFTEDVVLDEFGNPIPFGPGRDELLENPDDILSQNAPFVGSGDAALAAGVPWPQVILAVAAFVLSLIPAAKWIRRKLRLRRLRTGDISAAWDEIVDRLTDLRYDVSEWKTPAEIAATTEPSLTALAAVYGETVYGPPRKLRRRQIEIGTASFESTESVLRHRHSRWQLTRSWFTLQSLRNKR; this is encoded by the coding sequence ATGGTCTACCGTCTCAGCGCGCTAGGGATCGCAGGCGCCGTAGTCCTCTGCTTGCTGAGGCTGCAACGCCTCCTCCGGCCGACCGAATCAGCAGCTTCATGGCAGATCATCCTGATCGCAGCAGTGATCCTCGGTGCCGTGATCACCTGGGTGGCCCGTTCATACCGGATTGGACGGCTCGGAACGATCGGCCTGAACGCAGGCGGCATGCTGCTCTCGGTCCTCCGCATCGGAGCCCCCGACACCCTCACCTTCGGCATCATCCCGACGAGCGCAACGATCAGCGAGCTGACTGAGGAGTTCTCGTTCGCGCTCCAGCTCCTGCGCTTCGGCAACGCTCCCGTGGTCCCCGTTGTGGGCTTGATCGTGATCCTGGCACTCGTGTTCTGGGCATTCGGCATGCTGGCCGTGTGGGGGCTCACGTCCGGGCACCCCTGGATCGGGGCGATTCCGCCGCTCATGTTCTACCTGCAGCTCTCCACGATCGACCGGGCTCCTTCGAGCCTCCCCTGGACACTCGCCTTCCTGGTGCTCATCGCCCTCACGATCGCCGGTGTGGCGGGCGAGGATCGGTTGAAGGGAGCAGGCCGGTTGCGGGGCGCAGACGGCCTGACCGTTCCACAGAGCGCCTGGGCCGTTCCCGTCGGGTTGCTCGTGGCGCTCGGAGCCGTCACGCTCTTCGGGACCGGCGCCGCGGCCGATCGGGTGCCCGAGAGTGGGGTACTGGAGTGGCGGAGTCGATCGGGCCTGGGCGATGGCATCTACGGAGGGGTTTCTTACAACCTCTACACGGGAATCGTCCAGGACTCATTGCTCTCCCTTTCGGACGAGCCGGTCTTCGTCGCCCGGGTCTCCGATTCAGGTGTGGACCGGCGCGATCGGTACTGGCGGCTCGTGACCCTCGACGCCTTCGACGGTGAGAACTGGTATCTGACCAATCGTGGAAGCCGGTCACCCGATAGCGGCGAAACATGGGAGGGCGATGGCTATGCGTTCCGCGGACCGACCGTCACCGTCGACCAGGTGATCCAGATTCGCTCGCTGAAGATGAACTACCTGCCCGCCATGTACGCCCCGAGTGGGCTCACGTCCGAAACTGCGATCGTCACACAAAGCCTCCGTGTTCGCAACGACGCCTCGATTCGCTTCGACGCGTTGACCTTCGAGGGACTCACCTATCGCGTCCGCTCAGAAGTACCGCAACCCGACCTCGACGTGCTGGCGACCACGGACGGACGGCTCTCCCCCATCTTCGACACGGCACGCTATGCGGGGGCTTTCTCCGGACAAGCTTCGACGCTGTCGGTCCAACCTGAACCCGAAGACCTCGAAGACTTCCTGGAACTCCCGACCGACCTCGACGTCCGGTTGCTGGCACTGGCCCGCGACGAGACTCTCGACGCAACGGGGGACTTCGAGAAGGCCCTATTCCTAGAGCAGTTCCTCCGCAACACCGGTCCGGGTGGCTTCACCTACTCCGTCGACATCGAACCGGGTCATTCTGCTGAGAATCTCGCCGACTGGTTGACCGATCCAGAGAGTCCCAGCTACCGCACGGGATACTGCGAGCAGTTCGCAACGTCGATGGGAGTGCTGGCCCGCGTCCTCGATATTCCCAGCCGGGTCGTTATTGGTTTCACACCGGGCGATGTGCAGGAGGACGGCCTGATCGTGGTCCGCCAGCGCAATGCGCACTCGTGGGTTGAGTTGTGGATGGAAGGGCAGGGTTGGGTTCGGTTCGATCCAACGCCGCGCGGGGCAGGAGACAATCCGTCGACGGTAGAGAGCCTGGTCCAGTTCGACCCGGCTCTCTACGTACCTGAGCCCGAGGCATTCACGGAGGACGTCGTCCTCGATGAGTTCGGCAATCCAATCCCGTTCGGGCCCGGCCGTGATGAACTCCTCGAGAACCCTGATGACATCCTCTCGCAGAACGCTCCGTTCGTCGGCTCGGGCGACGCTGCCCTTGCGGCAGGTGTCCCCTGGCCGCAGGTCATCCTGGCCGTCGCCGCATTCGTGCTCAGCCTGATTCCCGCTGCCAAATGGATCAGGAGGAAGCTGCGGCTTCGCAGACTTCGCACCGGCGACATCTCGGCGGCCTGGGATGAGATCGTCGACCGGTTGACCGATCTCCGGTACGACGTATCCGAGTGGAAGACCCCCGCCGAGATCGCCGCCACTACGGAGCCATCACTCACAGCTCTGGCGGCGGTCTACGGCGAGACGGTGTACGGACCCCCGCGCAAGCTGCGGAGACGGCAGATCGAAATTGGCACGGCGTCATTCGAGTCGACTGAGTCGGTGCTGCGCCACCGGCATTCGCGATGGCAGTTGACCCGGTCGTGGTTCACGCTGCAATCGCTGCGCAACAAACGCTGA
- a CDS encoding MerR family transcriptional regulator, protein MNEGYTAQQASKLTGCTPHQLRYWDRVNLVRPSIQATGGRPGVRRLYSFRDLVALRVVRSLLDNGMSVQRVRRAWDYLRRNADMETHLAEVKLVTDGTSIFKITSDDGELLDALRDGQMAFFVAIDLITREVEEDVSRFELDRDHFLEILRLVEEDVASEASGQ, encoded by the coding sequence TTGAACGAGGGATATACGGCGCAGCAGGCCTCGAAACTGACAGGCTGCACGCCCCATCAACTGCGCTACTGGGACCGCGTCAATCTGGTGCGGCCCTCAATCCAGGCGACCGGCGGCCGGCCGGGTGTGCGACGGCTCTACTCGTTCCGCGACCTGGTCGCGTTGCGCGTCGTGCGGAGTCTGCTCGACAACGGGATGTCGGTGCAACGGGTCCGGCGTGCGTGGGACTACCTGCGGCGCAATGCGGATATGGAAACCCATCTGGCCGAGGTCAAGCTCGTCACGGACGGCACGTCGATCTTCAAGATCACCTCGGATGACGGTGAACTGCTCGACGCGTTGCGCGATGGACAGATGGCCTTCTTCGTGGCAATCGACCTGATCACGCGGGAGGTCGAAGAGGATGTCAGCCGTTTCGAACTCGACCGGGACCACTTCCTCGAGATCCTTCGCCTGGTCGAAGAGGACGTAGCCTCAGAGGCGTCCGGGCAATAG
- a CDS encoding DUF3040 domain-containing protein — MPLDDREQQILAEIERQFYEEDPDLAHAVRNISGRGLNRWSSRLAIAGVVLGVVVLLATFRYNTFIALFGFLLIVISTTAVLRGYRRRDLDPGGVEDGPGRWNSWTAKFRNNGRFRPRS; from the coding sequence ATGCCATTAGACGATCGAGAGCAGCAGATACTGGCGGAGATAGAACGCCAGTTTTACGAGGAAGATCCGGACCTCGCCCACGCGGTCCGGAACATCTCGGGTCGCGGCTTGAACCGCTGGTCGTCCCGACTGGCCATTGCCGGAGTTGTTCTGGGTGTTGTCGTCTTGCTGGCCACCTTTCGTTACAACACGTTCATTGCTCTGTTCGGATTCCTGCTGATCGTGATTTCGACTACAGCCGTGCTGCGTGGTTATCGGCGCCGTGACCTCGATCCCGGCGGCGTGGAGGACGGGCCCGGGCGATGGAACTCATGGACTGCGAAATTCCGGAACAACGGACGGTTCCGACCTCGGTCCTGA